In Hahella sp. KA22, one genomic interval encodes:
- a CDS encoding PIN domain-containing protein yields the protein MYLLISDANILIDLEEGQLLGVFFNLPYQFKVPDVLFHEELSDQHGYLLELGLLLGELSPESMMYSFELRQKYAGPSMNDCFALALAKQEQCPLLTGDMALRKAAEKEAILVQGTLWVVEQLVTHGVLSVEEAQAAYDKMAKAGRRLPWALAKQRLTQL from the coding sequence ATGTATTTGTTGATCAGTGATGCCAATATCCTCATTGATCTCGAAGAAGGCCAATTATTAGGCGTCTTTTTCAATTTGCCTTACCAGTTCAAAGTTCCAGATGTGTTATTCCACGAGGAGCTAAGCGATCAACATGGCTATTTACTCGAGTTAGGGTTGTTGTTGGGAGAGTTAAGCCCTGAGTCTATGATGTACTCATTTGAACTGAGGCAAAAGTATGCTGGCCCTAGCATGAACGATTGCTTTGCACTTGCGTTGGCGAAACAAGAACAGTGTCCATTGCTAACTGGGGATATGGCGCTTAGGAAGGCGGCTGAAAAAGAAGCGATATTAGTTCAAGGTACGCTATGGGTTGTTGAGCAGCTCGTCACCCATGGTGTATTGTCAGTTGAAGAAGCCCAAGCTGCCTACGATAAAATGGCAAAAGCTGGTCGTCGCTTACCTTGGGCGCTTGCAAAGCAGCGTTTAACCCAATTATAA
- a CDS encoding site-specific integrase, producing MAKLTATQVQSYARTAAANKKYSDGNGLYFCVRKSGMPYWMLRYTSLNGRREATLGQYPSMTLAEARLESSKMQLQLQQGEDPLAIRAIETIPEIQNVSQLFQDWYAKDLSRRLKHPNIPKRVFTKEIAPVIGQLPIQAVRPTHVREVLERIRESNRPTIANDTLMYMKQLFRHAIKLDLTLNNPAAAFTVDDAGGVESSKDRMLSKEEIHYAFSVFHTHINSFGRDNYLACCLFLVLGVRKSELCEAMWREMDLTTGVWDLPKERSKTGVPISIPLPRQAIAWFNELQIRACGSPYVFPARRASHRPHMGPDTLNRAISKLFGREPGRKKQPPNKMGKLEHFTVHDLRRTFRSLAASLGIAGNVAERCLNHKLKGVEGIYDRHDYFEERRIAHQTVADVVEPLVNFEPHSQQHAGGR from the coding sequence ATGGCAAAACTAACCGCAACTCAGGTGCAATCTTATGCTCGCACCGCAGCAGCAAACAAAAAATACAGTGATGGTAATGGCCTATATTTTTGCGTAAGAAAATCTGGCATGCCGTATTGGATGCTAAGGTATACCAGCCTAAACGGACGACGAGAAGCCACGCTCGGTCAATATCCAAGCATGACCTTAGCAGAGGCTCGACTTGAATCGTCTAAAATGCAGCTACAACTTCAGCAAGGTGAAGATCCATTAGCAATTCGCGCTATTGAAACCATCCCAGAGATCCAAAATGTCAGCCAGCTGTTTCAAGACTGGTATGCCAAAGACTTAAGTCGCCGGTTAAAGCACCCCAATATACCCAAACGTGTTTTTACCAAAGAAATTGCACCAGTGATTGGTCAACTTCCTATCCAAGCTGTGCGCCCCACACATGTGCGCGAAGTATTAGAGCGCATTCGAGAAAGTAACCGCCCTACCATTGCCAACGATACCTTGATGTACATGAAGCAGCTGTTTCGACATGCGATAAAGCTCGACTTAACGCTGAACAACCCAGCCGCAGCATTTACCGTAGACGATGCCGGTGGCGTGGAGTCCAGTAAAGACAGGATGCTTAGCAAAGAGGAAATTCACTACGCCTTTAGCGTGTTTCATACCCATATCAATAGCTTTGGCCGCGACAACTACCTCGCTTGCTGTCTTTTTTTGGTATTGGGCGTACGCAAAAGCGAACTTTGCGAAGCCATGTGGCGTGAAATGGATTTAACCACGGGCGTATGGGATCTGCCCAAAGAACGCAGCAAAACCGGCGTGCCAATTAGCATTCCTTTACCGCGCCAAGCCATTGCCTGGTTTAACGAGCTGCAAATCCGCGCTTGTGGATCGCCTTATGTTTTCCCAGCCAGACGAGCAAGCCATCGTCCGCATATGGGGCCTGATACGCTAAACCGGGCCATTTCTAAACTCTTTGGTCGCGAGCCTGGGCGCAAAAAACAGCCTCCCAATAAAATGGGCAAACTTGAACACTTCACCGTACACGATTTGCGCCGCACCTTTCGCAGCCTTGCCGCCTCTTTGGGTATTGCAGGCAACGTAGCCGAACGCTGTCTAAACCATAAGCTAAAAGGCGTTGAGGGTATCTACGACCGCCACGATTACTTTGAAGAGCGCCGAATTGCCCATCAAACCGTGGCTGATGTGGTTGAACCATTGGTGAACTTTGAGCCACATTCGCAACAGCACGCAGGAGGGCGCTAA
- a CDS encoding YicC/YloC family endoribonuclease, translating into MIRSMTAYARQESRGEWGVLTWEVRSVNHRYLEPMFRIPEVLREIEPALREAMRQYVQRGKLECQLKFQQESQATPSYQVNLGLANELNQAVNQINRILDNPAHINAFDFLNWPGVLVSEETDLDPVKEEAVNLFEQTLESLVKTREREGDRIRPMLEDRLTAITDIVGRVRQKMPIILERQNEALKSRFEELELAVDSARLEQELVIVSQKADVAEELDRLDAHVHEVREVLGKKEPMGRRLDFLMQELNREANTLSSKSLVTETTQFAVELKVLIEQMREQIQNIE; encoded by the coding sequence ATGATTCGTAGTATGACTGCTTACGCACGGCAGGAATCCAGAGGAGAATGGGGTGTGCTCACTTGGGAGGTGCGCTCGGTAAACCACCGTTATCTGGAACCCATGTTTCGAATCCCTGAAGTCTTACGGGAAATTGAGCCCGCTCTGCGGGAGGCGATGCGCCAGTATGTGCAGAGAGGCAAACTGGAGTGTCAGCTTAAATTTCAGCAGGAATCGCAGGCGACGCCTTCCTATCAGGTGAATCTGGGGCTCGCCAACGAACTGAATCAGGCGGTCAATCAGATCAATCGCATTCTGGATAACCCCGCGCATATCAACGCATTCGACTTTCTCAACTGGCCTGGTGTGCTTGTGTCTGAGGAGACGGATCTGGACCCTGTGAAAGAAGAAGCCGTGAACTTGTTCGAACAGACTCTGGAAAGCCTGGTGAAAACCCGCGAAAGAGAGGGCGATCGCATTCGTCCCATGTTGGAAGACAGATTGACGGCGATCACCGATATTGTCGGCCGCGTGCGTCAAAAAATGCCAATCATTCTGGAGCGTCAGAACGAAGCCCTGAAGTCCCGCTTCGAAGAGTTGGAGTTGGCGGTGGATAGCGCCCGTCTGGAGCAGGAACTCGTGATCGTCTCTCAAAAAGCGGATGTGGCGGAAGAGCTTGATCGCCTCGACGCCCATGTCCATGAAGTGCGTGAAGTCCTCGGTAAAAAAGAACCGATGGGCCGTCGCCTGGATTTCCTGATGCAGGAGCTCAACCGCGAAGCCAACACCCTCTCCTCAAAATCCCTGGTCACAGAAACCACTCAGTTCGCTGTAGAGCTGAAGGTGCTGATCGAGCAGATGCGAGAGCAGATCCAAAACATCGAATAG
- the rph gene encoding ribonuclease PH: MRPSGRQPDQTRDIKITKNYTKHAEGSVLVEFGDTKVICTATVENGVPRFLRGEDQGWITAEYGMLPRSTGTRNQREAARGKQGGRTLEIQRLIGRSLRAAVDLKKMPDISITIDCDVIQADGGTRTASITGGFVAMADAINSLLAKGQLKNNPILHKVAAISVGVYEGVPVVDLDYDEDSKAETDMNVVMTDQDGFIEVQGTAEAAPFSSAELTAMLDLAGKGIRQLFVAQEEVLQS; this comes from the coding sequence ATGAGACCCAGCGGAAGACAGCCCGACCAGACTCGCGACATTAAGATCACCAAGAACTACACGAAACATGCGGAAGGCTCCGTGCTGGTCGAGTTCGGCGACACAAAAGTCATCTGCACCGCTACAGTAGAGAACGGAGTACCCCGTTTCCTGCGTGGAGAAGATCAGGGCTGGATCACGGCCGAATATGGCATGCTGCCCCGCTCTACAGGCACTCGCAATCAGCGTGAAGCCGCCAGAGGCAAACAGGGCGGTCGCACCCTGGAAATCCAACGTCTGATCGGTCGCTCCCTGCGCGCAGCGGTGGACCTGAAGAAAATGCCGGATATTTCCATTACTATCGATTGCGATGTGATTCAAGCTGACGGCGGCACACGCACTGCCTCCATTACTGGCGGATTCGTCGCCATGGCGGACGCCATCAACAGTCTGCTCGCCAAAGGCCAGCTGAAAAACAACCCGATTCTGCACAAAGTCGCCGCTATTTCCGTAGGCGTTTACGAAGGCGTCCCTGTTGTGGATCTTGATTATGATGAAGATTCCAAGGCGGAAACGGACATGAACGTCGTCATGACGGATCAGGATGGATTTATTGAAGTCCAGGGAACTGCGGAAGCAGCGCCATTCTCAAGCGCGGAGCTGACGGCGATGCTGGATCTGGCCGGCAAAGGCATTCGCCAGTTGTTTGTGGCCCAAGAAGAAGTGCTACAAAGTTAG
- a CDS encoding exodeoxyribonuclease III yields MRVVTISVNGLKRAVGEGFFEWMARQDADVVCVQDHRMRVYELDEDKYRPEGYEPYFLDAEKLEDGGVGIYTRQIPKAIMMGFSYAPADMNGAFIQADFDAVSIASLMVPCALMDDEKQQAKEEYLEAFGNHLQKTLRKRRQFIFCGNFQTAHLVTDANPRYHRLEVSGFLPQERAWFDQVFDEMQYVDAFRKINREKNQYTWWPESAEGWRKHSGWRVDYQIATQGLRSSIKRAWIDTETRFSDHAPLIVDYDVDF; encoded by the coding sequence ATGAGGGTAGTAACAATCAGCGTAAACGGACTGAAGCGCGCAGTCGGAGAGGGATTCTTCGAGTGGATGGCGCGCCAGGACGCTGACGTCGTTTGCGTGCAGGACCACAGGATGCGGGTTTATGAGTTGGACGAAGACAAATATCGTCCCGAAGGCTATGAGCCCTATTTTCTAGATGCGGAAAAGCTTGAAGACGGTGGGGTCGGCATTTATACCCGACAGATTCCCAAAGCCATCATGATGGGCTTTTCCTATGCTCCGGCGGATATGAACGGCGCTTTTATTCAGGCCGACTTCGACGCTGTCAGCATTGCTTCTTTGATGGTTCCCTGCGCATTGATGGATGACGAAAAACAACAGGCTAAAGAAGAGTATCTGGAAGCTTTCGGCAATCATCTGCAGAAAACGTTGCGTAAGCGTCGGCAGTTTATTTTCTGCGGTAATTTCCAGACTGCTCACTTGGTGACGGACGCCAATCCCCGCTATCACCGCTTGGAAGTGTCCGGTTTTCTGCCGCAGGAACGGGCCTGGTTTGATCAGGTGTTTGATGAAATGCAGTATGTAGACGCATTTCGCAAGATCAACCGGGAAAAGAACCAATACACATGGTGGCCGGAATCAGCGGAAGGCTGGCGTAAGCATTCGGGCTGGCGGGTAGACTATCAGATCGCCACGCAAGGGCTGCGCAGCTCTATCAAACGGGCCTGGATCGATACCGAAACCCGGTTCTCCGATCACGCGCCGTTAATCGTTGATTACGACGTAGACTTCTAG
- the pyrE gene encoding orotate phosphoribosyltransferase, which yields MHDYQKAFIEFAIQREVLKFGQFTLKSGRSSPYFFNAGLFNTSTTLAQIGHFYAAALTSSPLQYDMLFGPAYKGIPLVSALAVTLANEKSMDVPYAFNRKEAKAHGEGGVIVGAPLKGKVLIVDDVITAGTAIREVISIIKANGAEPAGVLIALDRQERGQHQLSAIQEIEQNYQIPVTAIIQLDQILEFLKSDPHFSDNYKQVAEYRAVYGVQS from the coding sequence ATGCACGACTATCAAAAAGCGTTTATTGAGTTCGCCATTCAGCGTGAAGTGCTGAAATTCGGCCAATTTACACTTAAATCCGGCCGCAGCAGCCCGTACTTTTTTAACGCCGGATTATTCAATACATCCACAACGTTAGCGCAAATCGGGCACTTTTATGCGGCGGCCTTAACTTCCAGCCCACTGCAATACGACATGCTGTTCGGGCCGGCTTACAAGGGCATTCCCCTGGTTTCCGCTCTCGCCGTTACGTTGGCCAACGAAAAAAGCATGGACGTTCCCTACGCCTTTAATCGCAAAGAAGCCAAAGCCCATGGCGAAGGCGGCGTCATCGTTGGCGCTCCGCTGAAAGGCAAGGTGCTTATCGTGGACGATGTAATTACTGCAGGCACAGCCATCCGTGAAGTCATCTCGATCATCAAGGCGAATGGCGCGGAACCCGCTGGCGTGCTCATCGCTCTTGACAGGCAAGAGCGCGGACAGCATCAGTTGTCGGCGATTCAAGAGATAGAGCAAAACTACCAGATTCCCGTCACAGCTATTATCCAGCTAGATCAAATTCTCGAGTTTCTTAAGTCTGACCCGCACTTTTCCGACAACTATAAGCAGGTTGCCGAGTATCGTGCCGTTTACGGCGTGCAAAGTTAA
- a CDS encoding sulfite exporter TauE/SafE family protein, which yields MLFIISLIANGLSALAGGGSGLLQLPALLFLGLSFSVALATHKVASVALGVGASFRHLREKGLDWRFALFILAAGLPGVLLGAQVILGVDDNAAQMALGLLTTGLGVYSMRSPHLGMQAHSKNRSTLGYAVGALGLFGIGALNGSITSGTGLFVTLWLIVWFGLSYQGAVAYTLVLVGVFWNGAGALSLALQTEVRWDWLIPLILGALAGGYLGAHWSIAKGSAMVKRAFEVLTILVGFSLMFKAAGWLPDLRLVEVTN from the coding sequence ATGTTATTCATAATTTCATTAATTGCCAACGGACTATCCGCTTTGGCTGGTGGCGGCTCTGGTTTGCTGCAGCTTCCTGCGTTGTTGTTTTTGGGCTTGAGTTTCTCTGTGGCTTTGGCTACTCATAAAGTAGCAAGCGTCGCTTTGGGCGTGGGGGCGTCATTTCGCCATCTGAGGGAGAAAGGGCTGGATTGGCGTTTTGCGTTATTTATTCTGGCGGCGGGACTCCCAGGCGTTTTACTGGGCGCTCAGGTTATTCTGGGGGTTGACGATAATGCGGCGCAAATGGCGTTGGGACTTTTAACAACCGGGTTGGGAGTTTATTCCATGCGTTCGCCGCACTTGGGCATGCAGGCGCACAGCAAGAACCGCTCTACATTGGGATATGCGGTAGGAGCGCTTGGGCTGTTCGGGATTGGCGCATTGAATGGCTCAATTACATCCGGGACAGGTTTGTTCGTTACATTGTGGCTGATTGTGTGGTTCGGGCTAAGCTATCAAGGGGCGGTGGCGTACACGTTGGTTCTGGTTGGCGTTTTCTGGAATGGTGCGGGCGCGCTTTCTCTGGCGCTACAGACGGAAGTGCGCTGGGATTGGCTAATCCCACTGATATTAGGAGCTCTGGCCGGAGGATATCTCGGCGCGCACTGGTCCATCGCCAAAGGCAGCGCAATGGTGAAGCGAGCGTTTGAAGTGCTGACGATACTGGTCGGGTTCAGTCTGATGTTCAAGGCAGCCGGGTGGCTGCCTGATTTACGTTTAGTGGAAGTTACGAATTAA